One Microbacter margulisiae genomic window carries:
- the hisS gene encoding histidine--tRNA ligase: MQQPSIPKGTRDFSPEEMANRNYIFDTIKRVFQLFGFRQIETPAVENLSTLMGKYGEEGDKLLFKILNSGDFTSAVDAADWDSKNSNKLTTKIAEKGLRYDLTVPFARYVVQHRDQITFPFKRFQIQPVWRADRPQKGRYREFYQCDADVVGSDSLLNEVELLQMVDDVFHRLKIKVTIKLNNRKILSGIAQIIGAEEKITDITVAIDKLDKIGLENVNAEMISKGIEQTAINQLQPILLLKGDNHEKLEQLKSVLANSTVGMNGITELETIFKWIEELPLYNSIELDLTLARGLNYYTGAIIEVKANDVQIGSISGGGRYDNLTGVFGLNNVSGVGVSFGADRIYDVLQRLNAFPETASENTSVLFLNFGEKEQSRAMSLLHRVRQSGINAEIYPESAKIKKQMTYANQKNIPWVVILGENEMNQGVVTVKNMINGEQRTVPPEEVIQCFI; the protein is encoded by the coding sequence ATGCAACAACCTTCCATCCCAAAAGGAACACGTGATTTCTCTCCCGAAGAGATGGCTAACCGTAACTATATTTTTGATACAATTAAACGTGTGTTTCAACTGTTTGGATTTAGGCAAATCGAAACACCTGCTGTCGAAAATCTTTCCACTTTAATGGGAAAGTATGGCGAAGAAGGCGATAAATTGTTATTTAAAATCCTCAATTCCGGTGATTTTACAAGTGCTGTTGATGCTGCTGATTGGGATTCCAAAAATAGCAACAAACTTACAACGAAAATAGCTGAAAAAGGGTTACGTTATGATTTAACTGTGCCTTTTGCCCGGTATGTTGTGCAACATCGAGATCAGATTACATTTCCGTTTAAACGGTTTCAGATTCAACCTGTTTGGCGCGCAGATCGACCACAAAAAGGCAGATATCGTGAATTTTATCAGTGCGATGCAGATGTGGTGGGAAGTGATTCTCTTTTGAATGAAGTAGAATTGCTTCAAATGGTCGATGACGTTTTCCATCGGTTAAAAATTAAAGTGACCATCAAGCTGAATAACCGCAAAATTCTTAGCGGAATTGCACAAATCATTGGAGCAGAAGAAAAAATTACTGATATCACTGTTGCTATTGATAAATTAGATAAAATTGGACTGGAGAATGTAAATGCAGAAATGATTTCCAAAGGTATTGAACAAACAGCTATTAATCAGCTGCAACCGATTCTTTTACTGAAGGGGGATAATCATGAAAAATTGGAACAGCTCAAATCAGTCTTAGCTAATTCGACTGTAGGGATGAATGGAATAACCGAATTGGAAACTATTTTTAAATGGATTGAGGAGCTTCCTTTGTATAATTCTATTGAACTTGATTTAACTTTGGCAAGAGGTTTGAACTATTATACGGGCGCTATTATAGAAGTAAAGGCAAATGATGTTCAAATTGGAAGTATCAGTGGTGGAGGACGTTATGATAATCTGACGGGTGTTTTTGGGTTGAATAATGTATCGGGTGTTGGCGTATCGTTCGGTGCTGATCGTATTTATGACGTGCTGCAACGGCTTAATGCTTTCCCGGAAACCGCATCTGAAAATACTTCGGTGTTGTTTTTGAATTTTGGAGAAAAAGAGCAAAGTAGAGCTATGTCCTTATTGCATAGAGTACGTCAGTCGGGCATTAATGCTGAGATTTACCCTGAGTCAGCCAAGATTAAAAAACAGATGACATATGCTAACCAAAAAAATATTCCTTGGGTAGTTATACTTGGAGAAAATGAAATGAATCAAGGCGTTGTGACTGTGAAAAATATGATCAATGGAGAACAAAGAACTGTGCCACCAGAAGAAGTGATACAATGTTTTATTTAA
- a CDS encoding M16 family metallopeptidase — protein MQYFTHTLSNGLRLVHLPDNSPVSYCGFAINAGTRDELSSQHGIAHFIEHMLFKGTKHRKAWHILNSMETEGGELNAYTTKEETFVYAVFLETAIEKAVDLLADMVGNSIFPQKEMGKESDIILDEIESYNDSPSELIFDEFEQLLFDSYPIGRNILGSPESISTFTQSDLVTFHTAHYHSERMVFFSFGKTDFQKIIRLGEKYLTAIPVSTKPYIRTPPQVYIPKNEVFHKETHQEHYILGNRAYSLSHPNRTAFYLLNNILGGPGMNSLLNLSLRERSGLVYQIESNYTPYTDTGTFTIYYGTDPKNHKKCHALVYKELDKLKDKPLSEKSLVKAKHQLMGQLAIASENKESIALSFGRSLLQMGTFESLNDIMTNLQHVTVFDLQKLAQEIFDDNQLTSLLYHD, from the coding sequence ATGCAATATTTCACACACACACTTTCAAACGGGCTTCGTTTGGTGCATCTTCCAGACAACAGTCCCGTATCCTATTGTGGATTTGCCATAAATGCAGGCACGCGGGACGAACTGTCATCACAACATGGAATAGCTCATTTCATTGAGCACATGCTATTTAAAGGCACGAAACACCGTAAAGCATGGCATATTTTGAACAGCATGGAAACAGAAGGCGGTGAATTGAACGCATACACAACTAAAGAAGAAACCTTTGTTTACGCCGTTTTTCTGGAAACTGCCATTGAAAAAGCGGTTGATCTGCTTGCTGATATGGTAGGAAATTCAATTTTTCCACAGAAAGAAATGGGCAAAGAGTCGGATATTATCCTAGACGAGATTGAATCCTATAATGACTCTCCGTCAGAATTGATTTTCGATGAGTTTGAGCAACTACTTTTCGATTCGTATCCTATTGGGCGTAACATTCTGGGCTCACCCGAAAGTATTTCAACGTTCACGCAATCTGATCTGGTTACTTTTCACACGGCTCATTATCACAGCGAGCGAATGGTATTTTTTTCATTTGGAAAAACAGATTTTCAAAAAATTATTCGGCTAGGAGAGAAATATCTGACTGCAATTCCAGTATCAACAAAACCATATATTCGCACTCCCCCTCAAGTATACATTCCTAAAAATGAGGTTTTCCACAAAGAAACACATCAGGAGCATTATATTCTTGGAAATCGGGCTTATTCATTATCTCATCCCAATCGAACAGCATTCTATTTATTAAACAATATCCTGGGAGGTCCTGGAATGAATAGCTTACTCAATCTATCTCTTCGCGAACGAAGTGGACTTGTATATCAGATTGAATCCAATTATACCCCGTACACTGATACCGGAACATTTACAATATATTATGGTACAGACCCCAAAAATCACAAAAAATGTCATGCGCTAGTATATAAAGAATTGGATAAACTAAAAGACAAGCCATTATCAGAAAAAAGTCTTGTCAAAGCCAAGCATCAATTAATGGGACAATTAGCCATTGCCTCTGAAAATAAAGAAAGCATTGCTCTGAGTTTTGGCAGAAGCCTTTTACAAATGGGAACGTTTGAAAGTCTGAATGACATTATGACAAATCTACAACATGTTACTGTGTTCGATCTGCAAAAATTGGCTCAGGAAATCTTTGATGATAATCAGTTAACTTCTTTACTGTACCACGATTAG
- the rplT gene encoding 50S ribosomal protein L20, producing MPRSVNHVASRARRKKVLKLTRGYFGARRNVWTVAKNTWEKGLQYAYRDRKNKKRNFRALWIQRINAAARLEGLSYSKLMGALHKAGIVMNRKVLADLAMNHPEAFKAIVEKAKNA from the coding sequence ATGCCTAGATCAGTAAATCACGTCGCTTCAAGAGCAAGACGAAAAAAAGTATTAAAACTAACCCGAGGTTATTTTGGTGCACGTAGAAATGTTTGGACTGTTGCCAAAAACACATGGGAAAAAGGGTTGCAATATGCTTATCGCGACCGAAAAAACAAAAAACGTAATTTCAGAGCATTATGGATTCAGCGTATTAATGCTGCTGCTCGCTTGGAAGGTTTATCTTATTCAAAACTTATGGGAGCTTTACACAAAGCAGGTATTGTAATGAACCGCAAAGTGTTAGCAGACCTTGCAATGAATCATCCAGAAGCTTTCAAAGCGATTGTCGAAAAAGCAAAAAACGCATAA
- the zupT gene encoding zinc transporter ZupT, with product MISSSIIIAFSLTLIAGLSTGIGSWLTFFTHRTNRSFLSFSLGLAAGVLLFVSFIDIFPESQSLFQQYIHTGNSFLWILIAFFAGIGLMLLLDWIAPHHDHTPSESNTHVHSKNDPASLAHLKRLGMMVAIAVSLHNVPEGIAIFTVGISHINVAIPILFAIVLHNIPIGVSISAPIYQATGKKQIAFLVAILTGMASPFGAILAWLFLLPSWTPLLQAIVLGAVSGTMVYIALIELLPSAECYGKHTLTRIGLISGMITMGVTIYLLG from the coding sequence ATGATATCTTCATCCATTATTATAGCATTTAGCTTGACGCTAATTGCAGGTTTATCGACAGGAATAGGAAGCTGGTTGACTTTTTTTACACATCGCACCAATCGTTCGTTTCTTTCGTTTTCTTTGGGATTGGCTGCTGGCGTTTTATTGTTTGTCTCGTTTATTGATATTTTCCCGGAAAGTCAATCGTTGTTTCAGCAATATATACATACAGGCAATTCTTTTTTATGGATATTGATTGCCTTTTTTGCCGGTATAGGCCTTATGTTATTACTGGATTGGATTGCACCCCATCATGATCATACGCCATCAGAATCCAACACCCACGTTCATAGTAAAAATGATCCAGCATCATTAGCACATTTGAAGCGATTGGGTATGATGGTAGCTATAGCGGTATCTTTGCATAATGTGCCCGAAGGTATTGCTATCTTTACTGTAGGTATATCTCACATTAATGTAGCGATACCTATTTTATTTGCAATTGTATTGCATAATATACCTATTGGTGTTTCTATCTCCGCTCCCATCTATCAAGCTACCGGCAAGAAACAGATCGCATTTCTTGTAGCTATTCTTACAGGAATGGCATCTCCTTTTGGTGCTATTTTGGCATGGCTATTTTTGCTGCCTTCCTGGACGCCACTTTTGCAGGCTATTGTGCTGGGAGCTGTTTCAGGAACAATGGTGTATATTGCGCTGATTGAGTTGCTCCCGTCCGCTGAGTGTTATGGTAAACATACTCTGACCAGAATAGGTTTGATTTCTGGAATGATTACCATGGGTGTAACAATTTATCTTTTGGGATAA
- a CDS encoding phosphatase PAP2 family protein: protein MRVFFKLYPIEVITFLWIIVTSLYINIFPHSLNFTTEHHLIRDRLLIVASFAVLYILHKQTKWQLFHYIRQIWPFFLILYWYPETFYYNQEFFKNVDSALIAADQWICGFQPSTMFSLWISASWFNELMNFAYISFYIALTFILVYFSIVNREKAYFSAFILLNVFLLYYAFYIILPAEGPQFYVCHSPVYAIPITGPMRRFLLFIQSLGEIPGGAFPSSHVGAMTSYMILLWFHDRKIFWYFLPFSILLALSTVYIKAHYMIDAITGAILAFPFYFYSVWAWNKLNHWLHLARS, encoded by the coding sequence ATGCGAGTTTTTTTTAAGCTTTATCCCATAGAGGTCATAACATTCCTCTGGATAATCGTCACAAGCTTATACATTAATATCTTTCCCCACTCTTTAAATTTCACAACTGAACATCATCTTATAAGAGATCGACTGTTGATAGTTGCCAGCTTTGCTGTTTTATACATCCTACATAAGCAAACGAAATGGCAATTGTTTCATTATATCAGGCAAATATGGCCATTCTTTTTAATCCTGTATTGGTATCCTGAAACATTCTACTACAATCAGGAATTTTTTAAAAATGTCGACTCCGCCCTAATTGCTGCTGACCAATGGATTTGTGGATTTCAACCCAGCACAATGTTTTCTCTTTGGATTTCAGCTTCATGGTTTAATGAGTTAATGAATTTTGCCTATATTTCGTTTTATATAGCGCTTACCTTCATCCTTGTTTATTTTTCGATTGTCAATAGAGAAAAAGCATATTTCTCCGCATTCATCTTGCTAAATGTATTTTTGTTGTACTATGCTTTTTATATAATTTTGCCTGCAGAAGGCCCACAGTTTTATGTTTGTCACAGTCCGGTCTACGCAATCCCAATCACAGGACCTATGAGACGTTTTTTGCTATTTATCCAGTCTCTGGGTGAAATTCCGGGAGGAGCCTTCCCAAGTTCCCATGTTGGAGCAATGACAAGCTACATGATTTTATTATGGTTTCATGATCGGAAAATTTTCTGGTACTTTTTACCATTCTCTATTTTATTGGCCTTATCAACTGTCTATATTAAAGCTCATTATATGATTGACGCTATTACCGGAGCAATTTTAGCATTCCCGTTCTATTTTTATAGCGTATGGGCTTGGAACAAATTGAATCACTGGTTGCATTTAGCACGCTCTTGA
- the rpmI gene encoding 50S ribosomal protein L35 translates to MPKMKTNSGAKKRFALTGTGKIKRKHAFKSHILTKKTTKQKRNLTHSGLVSAPDMNNVKTLLRIK, encoded by the coding sequence ATGCCAAAAATGAAGACTAATTCCGGTGCAAAAAAAAGGTTTGCCCTTACCGGAACAGGTAAAATTAAACGTAAACATGCCTTCAAAAGTCATATTCTGACCAAGAAGACAACCAAACAAAAACGTAATTTGACACATAGTGGTTTGGTAAGCGCACCCGACATGAACAATGTTAAAACTTTATTGCGCATTAAATAA
- a CDS encoding RNA polymerase sigma factor: MDQKQEEKLMDDLKNPSQRSRAFGQLVQNYQQPIYWHIRKMVLSHDDANDILQNTFMKAWSALDSFRGDSKLSTWLFRIAVNESLTFLSNQREKYNVSIEDMQETLSQGLQADPYFSGDEIQLQFQQAILSLPEKQRLVFNMKYFDNLKYEDMEEILGTSVGALKASYHHAVKKIEQYLLSHV, translated from the coding sequence ATGGATCAAAAACAAGAAGAAAAGTTGATGGATGATTTAAAGAACCCTTCGCAAAGAAGCAGGGCGTTCGGACAATTGGTGCAAAATTACCAGCAACCTATCTATTGGCACATCCGCAAAATGGTACTTTCTCACGACGACGCCAATGATATTCTTCAAAATACATTTATGAAAGCGTGGTCAGCCCTTGACTCATTTCGCGGAGATTCTAAACTTTCCACTTGGTTATTCCGCATAGCAGTGAATGAATCGTTGACATTTCTATCCAATCAACGCGAAAAATATAATGTGTCGATCGAAGATATGCAAGAAACGCTGTCGCAAGGACTGCAAGCCGATCCGTACTTTTCGGGGGATGAAATACAACTACAATTTCAACAAGCGATTTTATCTCTTCCAGAAAAACAACGATTAGTCTTCAACATGAAATATTTCGACAATTTAAAATATGAAGATATGGAAGAAATATTAGGCACATCTGTAGGTGCACTCAAAGCGTCTTATCATCATGCAGTCAAAAAAATTGAACAATATTTGTTGAGTCATGTTTAA
- the infC gene encoding translation initiation factor IF-3, protein MKNDKLKDLHRINDHIREKEVRLVGENVEMGVYTIEEALRKADALGLDLVEISPNAVPPVCRIIDYQKFLYQQKKREKEMKLKAAKVVVKEVRFGPQTDEHDYNFKLKHAQEFLKDGNKVKAYVFFKGRSILFKEQGEVLLLRFANDLEDYAKVDSMPTLEGKRMIIMLSPKKVK, encoded by the coding sequence ATGAAGAACGACAAACTTAAAGATTTACATCGGATCAACGATCATATTCGAGAAAAGGAAGTTCGCTTAGTTGGAGAAAATGTTGAAATGGGCGTTTATACCATTGAAGAAGCTTTAAGAAAAGCCGACGCACTGGGCCTTGATTTAGTAGAGATATCTCCTAATGCGGTTCCACCTGTTTGCCGAATCATAGATTATCAGAAATTTCTCTATCAGCAAAAAAAACGTGAGAAAGAAATGAAGTTAAAGGCTGCGAAAGTAGTCGTAAAAGAAGTTCGTTTCGGACCTCAAACTGACGAGCATGACTATAACTTCAAATTAAAACATGCACAAGAATTTTTGAAGGATGGCAATAAAGTAAAAGCCTATGTTTTTTTCAAAGGCCGTTCTATCCTGTTCAAAGAGCAAGGTGAAGTTTTGTTATTACGTTTTGCAAATGATTTAGAAGATTATGCAAAAGTTGATTCGATGCCTACGCTCGAGGGGAAGCGCATGATCATTATGCTTTCACCGAAAAAAGTGAAATAA
- a CDS encoding sigma-70 family RNA polymerase sigma factor, translating to MRQLKITKSITNRESASLDKYLQEIGREELITVEEEVDLAQRIRRGDRRALEKLTRANLRFVVSVAKQYQNQGLSLPDLINEGNLGLIKAAEKFDETRGFKFISYAVWWIRQSILQALAEQSRIVRLPLNQVGSLNKINKAFSKFEQENERRPSAEELADKLDIPVEKIAETLKVSGRHISVDAPFVEGEDNSLLDVLVNEDAPHADRGLINESLSLEIDRALSTLSEREGEIIKMFFGIGRPEMTLEEIGDEFGLTRERVRQIKEKAIRRLRSNSRNKLLKSFLG from the coding sequence ATGAGACAACTAAAAATCACCAAATCAATAACCAATCGCGAAAGTGCTTCTCTCGACAAATATTTGCAAGAAATTGGCCGGGAAGAATTGATCACTGTTGAAGAAGAAGTTGATTTAGCACAGCGCATTCGCCGAGGCGATCGTCGTGCATTGGAGAAACTTACACGCGCGAATTTGCGTTTCGTTGTTTCTGTTGCAAAGCAATATCAAAATCAAGGACTTAGCCTACCCGATTTGATTAACGAAGGAAATCTTGGATTAATTAAAGCAGCAGAAAAATTTGACGAAACGCGAGGATTCAAATTCATTTCTTACGCCGTGTGGTGGATTCGCCAATCTATTCTTCAGGCATTGGCTGAACAATCAAGAATTGTACGCTTACCATTAAATCAGGTAGGCTCGTTGAACAAAATCAATAAAGCCTTTTCAAAGTTTGAGCAAGAAAACGAACGACGCCCTTCTGCTGAGGAATTAGCCGACAAACTGGATATTCCTGTAGAAAAAATTGCCGAGACATTAAAAGTATCGGGTCGTCATATTTCAGTAGATGCTCCATTTGTTGAAGGCGAAGACAACAGTTTATTAGACGTTCTTGTGAACGAAGATGCGCCCCATGCCGACCGTGGCTTAATCAATGAATCATTATCATTGGAAATTGATCGGGCACTATCAACATTAAGCGAACGTGAAGGTGAAATCATAAAAATGTTCTTTGGCATTGGTCGTCCAGAAATGACGCTTGAAGAAATTGGCGACGAATTTGGACTAACACGAGAACGCGTTCGTCAGATTAAAGAGAAAGCTATTCGCCGGTTACGGTCTAACTCACGCAATAAACTATTGAAAAGCTTTTTAGGCTAA